In a single window of the Palaemon carinicauda isolate YSFRI2023 chromosome 10, ASM3689809v2, whole genome shotgun sequence genome:
- the LOC137648049 gene encoding uncharacterized protein, with protein sequence MERLLRPSRFDVDPDSAQAAKEWTHWLRTFTNFVEAVQLTTPTLDKLVLLTNYVAPSVYDYISECETYENAEEVLTSLYVKPNNEIFARHLLATRRQNSGESLDQFLQALKLLAKDCQFKSVTAEEACDSYVRDAFINGLVSGAIRQRLLENLTLSLNTAYEQARTLEMAQKHSASYSSAEPINAAVSAMNREEESFSAENNSVSVSAATSSARCFFFVGTTGIPELSVLLRTQCV encoded by the coding sequence ATGGAACGGCTTCTGCGCCCATCCCGGTTTGATGTGGACCCTGACTCTGCCCAGGCCGCCAAGGAGTGGACACACTGGCTGAGGACATTTACAAACTTCGTTGAAGCGGTGCAGCTGACTACCCCTACGCTTGACAAACTGGTTCTTCTCACTAACTATGTGGCTCCTAGTGTGTATGACTACATTTCTGAGTGTGAGACTTATGAGAATGCTGAAGAGGTTTTGACATCTTTGTACGTGAAACCgaacaatgaaatatttgccaGGCATCTACTTGCCACTCGCAGGCAAAACTCGGGTGAGTCCCTGGATCAGTTCCTGCAGGCACTGAAGCTACTTGCTAAGGACTGTCAATTCAAAAGTGTAACTGCGGAGGAAGCATGTGACAGTTATGTTCGGGATGCCTTCATTAATGGTTTGGTCTCTGGTGCAATACGCCAGCGTCTGTTGGAGAATTTGACACTGAGCTTAAATACTGCTTATGAACAGGCCCGCACTctagaaatggcccagaagcattcagcctcctactctTCAGCAGAACCTATTAATGCTGCTGTGTCAGCAATGAATCGAGAGGAGGAATCGTTTAGTGCTGAAAATAACAGTGTGTCTGTTTCTGCTGCTACTTCTAgtgctcgatgttttttttttgtgggaacaaccggcatccccgaactcagtgtcctgctaaggacgcagtgtgtttga